Proteins found in one Plasmodium chabaudi chabaudi strain AS genome assembly, chromosome: 5 genomic segment:
- a CDS encoding alpha-tubulin 2, putative — protein sequence MREVISIHVGQAGIQIGNACWELFCLEHGIQPDGQMPSDQVVAGGDDAFNTFFSETGAGKHVPRCVFVDLEPTVVDEVRTGTYRQLFHPEQLISGKEDAANNFARGHYTIGKEIVDICLDRVRKLADNCTGLQGFLMFNAVGGGTGSGLGCLLLERLAIDYGKKSKLNFCSWPSPQVSTAVVEPYNSVLSTHSLLEHTDVAIMLDNEAIYDICKKNLDIERPTYTNLNRLIAQVISSLTASLRFDGALNVDVTEFQTNLVPYPRIHFMLSSYAPIISAEKAYHEQLSVSEITNSAFEPASMMAKCDPRHGKYMACCLMYRGDVVPKDVNAAVATIKTKRSIQFVDWCPTGFKCGINYQPPTVVPGGDLAKVMRAVCMISNSTAIAEVFSRMDQKFDLMYAKRAFVHWYVGEGMEEGEFSEAREDLAALEKDYEEVGIETNDGEGEDEGYE from the exons ATGAGAGAAGTTATTAGCATTCACGTTGGTCAAGCAGGTATCCAAATCGGAAATGCTTGCTG GGAGCTTTTTTGCCTAGAACATGGAATTCAACCAGACGGTCAAATGCCCAGTGATCAAGTCGTAGCAGGTGGTGATGACGCATTCAACACGTTCTTCTCTGAAACTGGAGCAGGAAAACAT GTTCCTAGATGTGTATTCGTTGATTTAGAACCCACTGTGGTTGATGAAGTAAGAACCGGAACCTATCGCCAATTATTTCATCCTGAACAATTAATATCAGGAAAAGAAGATGCAgcaaataattttgcaaGAGGACATTATACAATTGGAAAAGAAATAGTAGATATATGCTTAGACAGAGTTAGAAAGCTAGCTGACAATTGCACAGGTTTACAAGGATTTTTAATGTTCAATGCTGTAGGAGGTGGTACAGGTAGTGGTCTTGgttgtttattattagaaAGGTTAGCAATTGattatggaaaaaaatctAAATTAAACTTTTGCTCATGGCCATCACCCCAAGTTTCGACTGCTGTAGTTGAACCATATAATTCCGTTTTATCAACTCATTCATTATTAGAACACACAGATGTAGCTATTATGTTAGATAATGAAGCTATTTATgatatatgcaaaaaaaatttagataTAGAAAGGCCcacatatacaaatttaaatagaTTGATTGCTCAAGTTATATCATCTTTAACAGCTTCATTACGTTTTGATGGTGCATTAAATGTTGATGTTACTGAATTCCAAACAAATTTAGTGCCATACCCACGTATTCATTTTATGTTATCATCCTATGCTCCAATTATTAGTGCTGAAAAAGCATATCATGAACAATTATCTGTATCCGAAATTACAAATTCAGCATTTGAACCTGCATCTATGATGGCAAAATGTGATCCTAGAcatggaaaatatatggCTTGCTGTTTAATGTATAGAGGAGATGTAGTACCAAAAGATGTAAATGCCGCTGTTGCCACTATAAAGACAAAAAGATCTATTCAATTTGTCGATTGGTGTCCAACTGGATTTAAATGTGGTATTAACTATCAACCTCCAACAGTAGTACCAGGTGGAGACTTAGCAAAAGTTATGAGAGCTGTTTGTATGATCTCTAACTCAACTGCTATTGCTGAAGTATTTTCAAGAATGGATCAGAAATTTGATTTAATGTATGCAAAGAGAGCTTTTGTCCACTGGTATGTTGGTGAGGGTATGGAAGAAGGTGAATTCAGTGAAGCTAGAGAAGATTTAGCTGCATTAGAAAAAGATTATGAAGAAGTCGGCATTGAAACTAATGATGGTGAAGGAGAAGATGAAGGATACgaataa
- a CDS encoding 40S ribosomal protein S19, putative: MAEEFTDDIGVFSSRLLEPAPFVRTNNCIKDVDAELFISAYAKYLKLHNKITFPKWCNFVKTGKGRKLAPLNEDWYFIKASSILRRLYIHPDIGVGFLRRQFSYKQRRGVAPNHTSLASGKILRSILQQLENIGYVEQNPKKKGRRLTTKGENAINNFARHINKKVYKLEKQ; this comes from the exons ATG gCAGAAGAATTCACTGATGATATCGGAGTATTTAGCTCAAGGCTGTTAGAGCCTGCTCCATTTGTTAGAACAAATAATTGCATAAAGGATGTTGATGctgaattatttattagcGCATATgctaaatatttaaaactccataataaaataacattCCCAAAATGGTGTAACTTTGTAAAAACCGGCAAGGGAAGAAAATTGGCACCTTTGAATGAGGATtggtattttattaaagcATCAAGTATTTTACGaagattatatatacatccAGATATTGGTGTTGGATTTTTACGAAGACAATTTAGCTACAAACAAAGAAGAGGTGTAGCACCTAACCATACTAGTTTAGCTAGTGGAAAAATCTTAAGATCTATTTTACAAcaattagaaaatatagGATATGTAGAACAAAACCCAAAAAAGAAAGGCAGAAGATTAACAACAAAAGGTGAAAATgctattaataattttgctagacatattaataagaaagtttataaattagaaaaacaataa